The following coding sequences lie in one Lolium perenne isolate Kyuss_39 chromosome 2, Kyuss_2.0, whole genome shotgun sequence genomic window:
- the LOC127333119 gene encoding cytochrome b6-f complex iron-sulfur subunit, chloroplastic — translation MASTALSTASNPTQLCRSRASPCKPVKGLGIGRERVPRNITCMAGSISADRVPDMSKRETMNLLLLGAISLPTFGMLVPYGSFLVPAGSGSNAGGVVAKDKLGNDIRVEDWLKTHGPNDRTLAQGLKGDPTYLVVESDKTLATYGVNAVCTHLGCVVPWNAAENKFLCPCHGSQYNNQGKVVRGPAPLSLALVHADVDDGKVVFVPWTETDFRTGENPWWK, via the exons ATGGCGTCCACCGCGCTCTCCACCGCCTCCAACCCCACCCAG CTCTGCCGGTCCAGAGCTTCGCCGTGCAAGCCCGTCAAGGGCCTGGGCATCGGCCGGGAGCGCGTCCCGAGGAACATCACATGCATGGCCGGCAGCATCTCCGCCGACCGCGTGCCGGACATGAGCAAGAGGGAGACGATGAACCTCCTCCTGCTCGGCGCCATCTCGCTCCCCACCTTCGGCATGCTCGTCCCCTACGGCTCCTTCCTCGTCCCAGCTGG CTCAGGAAGCAACGCCGGAGGTGTTGTTGCCAAGGACAAGCTCGGCAACGACATCCGCGTCGAGGACTGGCTCAAGACGCACGGCCCCAATGACCGCACGCTCGCCCAGGGACTCAAG GGTGATCCTACCTACCTTGTCGTGGAGTCCGACAAGACCCTCGCCACCTACGGTGTCAACGCCGTCTGCACGCATCTTGGTTGTGTCGTGCCGTGGAACGCCGCCGAGAACAAGTTCCTCTGcccttgccacggttcccagtacAACAACCAGGGCAAGGTCGTCCGTGGACCTGCACCCCTG TCGCTGGCCCTGGTTCACGCCGACGTCGATGATGGCAAGGTCGTCTTCGTGCCGTGGACCGAGACCGACTTCAGGACTGGCGAGAACCCATGGTGGAAGTAA
- the LOC127333118 gene encoding uncharacterized protein: MTSSSSSHHLDASSASSTPRAGARSTASSCSNGNGNGNHHHHPPPHAPSSRAQPQPQPHGGPCVRIMCSFGGRILPRPGDHRLRYVGGETRIVSVPRTASHAVLTAALARLAPALFAPGAPGPTLRYQLPEEDIDSLVSVSSDDDVDNLMCELDRVHGLAAADVKPPRLRLFLFASSPDHASAGAFGSVLSGTGDASIDQWFLDQLNAPPPSSLDRTRSDASSILSENTDYLTGIDAASDDPNPAPPAAEQTKPDIETPHGDDDHDKPAPVLGAPLAPHFAETAPWPAPPPQYMQQPMYYYPPTRPVHYVDAAGRQGSYMPGPVYHHMVAGGGNQDLYASGAVYGVPHPVQPYRQVIYRPPLAAADDYPAPAEGKPTEGASHSS, encoded by the coding sequence ATGACGTCATCCTCGTCGTCGCACCACCTCgacgcctcctccgcctcctccacccCCCGCGCCGGTGCCCGCAGCACCGCCAGCAGCTGCAGCAACGGCAACGGCAAcggcaaccaccaccaccacccgcctCCTCACGCCCCTTCCTCGCGGGCCcagccgcagccgcagccgcacGGGGGCCCATGCGTGCGCATCATGTGCAGCTTCGGCGGCCGCATCCTGCCGCGCCCGGGCGACCACCGCCTCCGCTACGTCGGCGGCGAGACCCGCATCGTCTCCGTCCCGCGCACCGCCTCCCACGCCGTCCTCACCGCCGCGCTCGCCAGGCTCGCCCCCGCGCTCTTCGCGCCCGGCGCGCCCGGGCCCACGCTCAGGTACCAGCTGCCCGAGGAGGACATCGACTCGCTCGTCTCCGTCTCCTCCGACGACGACGTCGACAACCTCATGTGCGAGCTCGACCGCGTCCACggcctcgccgccgccgacgtcaagCCGCCCCGCCTGCGCCTCTTCCTCTTCGCCTCCTCGCCCGACCACGCCTCCGCGGGTGCCTTCGGCTCCGTGCTCTCCGGCACCGGCGACGCCTCCATCGACCAGTGGTTCCTCGACCAGCTCAACGCCCCGCCGCCCAGCTCGCTCGACCGCACCCGATCCGACGCCTCCTCGATCCTCTCGGAGAACACGGACTACCTCACCGGCATCGACGCCGCCTCCGACGACCCAAACCCTGCCCCGCCCGCGGCTGAGCAGACCAAGCCTGACATCGAGACACCGCATGGCGACGACGACCACGACAAGCCGGCTCCCGTGCTGGGCGCGCCTCTGGCCCCGCACTTCGCCGAGACCGCCCCGTGGCCCGCACCGCCGCCGCAGTACATGCAGCAGCCCATGTACTACTACCCGCCTACGCGCCCGGTCCACTACGTCGACGCGGCCGGGCGCCAGGGAAGCTACATGCCAGGGCCCGTTTACCACCACATGGTCGCCGGGGGAGGAAACCAGGATCTCTACGCGTCTGGTGCCGTGTACGGCGTGCCGCACCCCGTGCAGCCATACCGTCAGGTGATCTACCGGCCGCCGCTGGCCGCCGCGGACGACTATCCGGCGCCGGCGGAGGGGAAGCCGACGGAAGGTGCGTCTCACTCCTCCTAG
- the LOC127328687 gene encoding cytochrome b6-f complex iron-sulfur subunit, chloroplastic-like: MDIELRFSFGTRSGTFSAQFYYEESQNEISSSESYQEMLMPGVVIKDKLGNDICVEDRLNTHGPNNRTLAQVLKGDPTYLVVESDKTLATYGIKLSARILVVPYRGTLPRTSSSALATDPSATRARLSMGLAPLSVALVHADIDDGKVVFVPLVETDFRTGQNPW, translated from the exons ATGGACATAGAATTGAGATTTTCCTTCGGTACCAGGAGTGGAACATTCTCTGCCCAATTTTACTATGAAGAAAGTCAAAATGAAATTTCAAGTTCTGAATCATATCAGGAGATGCTAATGCCAG GAGTAGTCATAAAGGACAAGCTCGGCAACGACATCTGCGTCGAGGACCGGCTCAACACGCACGGTCCCAACAACCGCACACTCGCCCAGGTGCTCAAA GGTGATCCTACCTACCTTGTCGTGGAGTCCGACAAGACCCTCGCCACCTACGGGATCAAGCTGTCTGCACGCATCTTAGTTGTGCCGTACCGTGGAACGCTGCCGAGAACAAGTTCCTCCGCCCTTGCCACGGATCCCAGTGCAACCAGGGCAAGGTTGTCCATGGGACTTGCACCCCTG TCAGTGGCCCTGGTTCATGCCGACATCGACGATGGCAAGGTCGTCTTTGTGCCGTTGGTCGAGACCGACTTCAGGACCGGCCAGAACCCATGGTGA
- the LOC127333117 gene encoding uncharacterized protein has protein sequence MASLVSKLARAAFATRPSPSAVGGIAGAGRPAAAIRVYSAGDPISSEEEEKAKRKSEISWAANPSLLEARLADPSCICPEGGPPDARLYVDESALQSDEAMWAFYEQWCKIHGISRTRREMERRFKGFSEGAKAVHRASAVGERKWMNAFADMTKKEGSRLIGRLGTRRK, from the exons ATGGCTTCCTTGGTGTCCAAGCTCGCGCGGGCAGCCTTCGCAACTCGCCCCTCTCCCTCCGCCGTTGGAGGCATTGCTGGTGCCGGTCGCCCTGCAGCCGCGATCCGTGTCTACTCTGCAG GAGACCCCATATcatcagaagaagaagagaaagccAAGCGTAAGTCAGAAATTTCATGGGCAGCCAACCCAAGCCTGCTTGAAGCTCGTCTTGCAGACCCCAGCTGTATCTGCCCTGAAG GAGGGCCCCCCGATGCACGTCTCTATGTTGATGAAAGTGCACTTCAGTCAGATGAAGCCATGTGGGCCTTCTATGAGCAGTGGTGCAAGATCCATGGCATATCGCGTACCCGTCGTGAGATGGAACGCCGGTTCAAGGGATTCAGCGAGGGTGCAAAGGCTGTGCACAGGGCTAGTGCTGTGGGTGAGCGCAAGTGGATGAACGCATTTGCAGATATGACCAAGAAGGAGGGATCTCGTCTAATTGGTCGCCTCGGAACCAGAAGAAAATGA